tttaaaaaataattcgacaaattaactaatataaaaCGAAAAAAGGAATTGGGATTTGGAAATCCTTTTCTGTTTGCTCCATCCAAATACAGAAATATCATTTTCCGAGACAATCCCATCTTCCATTTCCATCTTCAATATTTCTTCTCATCGAGAAGCTTCGCGAACGAAAACAAAGAACCCTAGACAGATCCATTCCATAGCCATGTCAGGTGTTGGCCCTCTATCTCAGGATTGGGAACCCGTCGTCCTCCGCAAGAAGGCTCCCACCGCCGCCGCCAAGAAGGACGAGAAAGCCGTCAACGCCGCCCGGCGCTCCGGCGCGGAAATTGAAACCCTAAAAAAGTGTTCGTTCCCAAAACCCTCAtcgaaaaaaaacatataataaatattcgAATAGTTGTTCGTCGCGTGTTGATTATCTGacaaatataaatttcttcTCACGAATTGATCAGtttattgtcttttttatttttttgaaatctcGGATTTGAACGTGTTCTCTTGTGATTGTTGCTGCTGCCTTTGATGATTTGGTGTTAAAGGGTTAGGAGAAAAAATGATATTGATAACTAATTAGTTTGGATGGAAAAAGGGTTtgggaaaaattaattaaatattttcttatggaATGGTTGTGGACGTGTCTTatgtgtttgtttctttttgatcttttttgttcttcttttgtTGATAAGCTTTTTTATTTGGATGGTTTGAATTGTGATTGttcaattgttgttgttgttacagATAATGCTGGGACAAATAAAGCAGCATCTAGCAGCACTTCATTGAACACTAAGAGGCTGGATGATGATACTGAGAATCTAGCTCGTGAGTATTACAACATATAGATAGAGAACTAGtttattttttcatgttttttttaccgTTGATAGAACTTCAGTGCTTCTACTTTTGAATATACAGTTATATGGGAAGAATCAAGAGGTGAATTATCTAAACAATGTTTTTGTCCATAAGGGTGTGTGTGTGCAGTTAGGGGATATTCCCAAATGACTTCTTTGTCCAGCTTTAGTTTTTTTAAGCTACAAATTTTTGCTTGGAGCATGTTGTTCTGTATGGTAgttttatgtattttcttttGACTCTTACTAAACTATGGGGGTTCTGTCTTTTTTGTGTTGAAGCATTAATTGAGCTGGAGATGCCACTGTCTCACCATCACAGTAGCTAAAAATGAGTTTACTACTGCTAACTTTTGGAGTGTTTGGTGGTGTTAATGATTAATGATTAGAGATGTTACACAGAATCATTTGTGCATCTTCACCAAGCAACTTTAGATTTTGGGGTAGTTGGTTCATGACATGGTATTAGAGCCTCTAAGTCATCTAAAATTTGATTCTTGCTTTCCTCATTCTTCCAATAAAAAGTGGAATTTCTGCTCAAGGTAGGGGGGCTGAGCATTAATCACACTTGGAACTCAAAGGGATCTTCTTTGAGGGTGTGTGTTGGAGATAAGAATGTTCACCTAATAACTTAAAATTTGAGATAGTTAGTTCATTGAGTTTTAACATAATTGCTAGGTAGGAAATTCATAAATCTTTTGGTGGGACTTTAGTTGTattttcttgtttgattttgtCACTCATTGACTCAAATTGAAGTTATAGAAATTAATGTTAATTCTTTATCCTAAGCACTaataaacaaaatgtatgcataaCTTGGAATTATGAATTAGAACTTATTTCAATGTCCTTTCTTAAGAATTGGTGGAAATGATGACATTGGTTCAAATGAGGAAAATTTTTAACCCCCTCGCCAaccaaaataaagtttttttttctgcaaaGTGATTTGCTGCTTTATTGCCCTATATGCAGTTTCTATGTTGAATGATactatttttacaaatttgccattataaattttagtcctGTATACAATCTGTTTCTTACATACTTATCATGTAAGATTGAATGGATAA
Above is a window of Glycine soja cultivar W05 chromosome 12, ASM419377v2, whole genome shotgun sequence DNA encoding:
- the LOC114377980 gene encoding multiprotein-bridging factor 1a-like; amino-acid sequence: MSGVGPLSQDWEPVVLRKKAPTAAAKKDEKAVNAARRSGAEIETLKKYNAGTNKAASSSTSLNTKRLDDDTENLAHEKVPTELKKAIMQARMDKKLTQAQLAQLINEKPQVIQEYESGKAIPNQQIIGKLERALGAKLRGKK